A region of Asterias amurensis chromosome 22, ASM3211899v1 DNA encodes the following proteins:
- the LOC139953659 gene encoding uncharacterized protein has protein sequence MNSEKTQNKEPFHCDIGAKTFPQDLQLTNNQPVHTGEKPFTCVICGERFTNQGALNDHHLIHTEVKPVLCDICGKGFASQPSLITHQQVHAGEKPFTCVICGERFTNQGALNDHHLIHTEVKPVLCDICGKGFFGEPSLITHQQVHTEEKPFVCDICGKAFSQKHCLTIHDCIHTEELEKPYPCERCGEAFRQKLHLTDHQRIHTGEKLIVFVCDICDKGFFSEPSLITHQRVHTEEKPFLCDTCGKAFSKKGPLNRHQKVHSGEKAFACDICGKCFAHKYALSNHHQTHIDEKTHIEEKPFICDICGKLFKSKKKFGRHKQFHSVKKSFYCDTCGKDFFQNIHLISHQRVHTGEKPFVCDICGKAFSHKNCLERHLRVHTGEKPFVCDTCGKAFADGRSLSRHQSVHTGEKSFICDICGKGFSQKVNLVCHRRVHTGEKPFACDICGKAFSQKSTLDLHQRVHTGEKPFSCDICGQCFAYKWSLPKHKQTHIEEKPFVCDVCGKVWKYKKKFDKHKCVHT, from the coding sequence ATGAATTCTGAAAAGACACAGAACAAAGAACCATTTCATTGTGATATTGGGGCAAAAACTTTCCCACAAGATCTCCAACTGACCAACAATCAAccagtccacactggagagaaaccatttactTGTGTCATTTGTGGAGAGCGTTTTACTAATCAGGGGGCTCTTAATGACCATCACCTAATTCACACTGAGGTGAAACCggttctctgtgacatttgtggaaaaggttTCGCCAGTCAGCCTAGCCTGATCACCCATCAGCAAGTCCAcgctggagagaaaccatttactTGTGTCATTTGTGGAGAGCGTTTTACTAATCAGGGGGCTCTTAATGACCATCACCTAATTCACACTGAGGTGAAACCggttctctgtgacatttgtggaaaaggttTCTTCGGTGAGCCTAGCCTGATCACCCATCAGCAAGTCCACACTgaagagaaaccatttgtttgtgacatttgtggaaaagccttcTCACAAAAGCATTGCTTGACCATCCACGACTGTATCCACACTGAAGAGTTAGAGAAACCGTATCCTTGTGAAAGATGTGGAGAAGCCTTCAGACAAAAACTCCACCTGACTGACCATCAAcgtatccacactggagagaaactaattgtatttgtttgtgacatttgtgatAAAGGTTTCTTCAGTGAGCCTAGCCTGATCACCCATCAGCGTGTCCACACTGAAGAGAAACCATTTCTTTGCGACACTTGTGGAAAAGCATTCTCTAAAAAAGGTCCGCTAAATCGTCACCAGAAGGTACACTCTGGAGAGAAAGCATTTGCTTGTGATATTTGTGGAAAGTGTTTTGCCCATAAGTACGCTCTCTCTAACCATCACCAAACTCACATCGATGAGAAAACTCACATTGAGGAGAAACCATTCATTTGTGATATTTGTGGAAAACTCTTTAAATCTAAAAAGAAATTTGGCAGACACAAACAGTTCCACTCTGTAAAGAAATCATTTTATTGTGACACTTGCGGAaaagatttttttcaaaatattcatCTAATCTCTCACCAgagagtccacactggagagaaaccatttgtttgtgacatttgtggaaaggCATTTTCTCATAAAAACTGTTTAGAGCGCCACCTCAGAGTACACACTGGTGAGAAACCGTTTGTTTGTGACACTTGTGGAAAAGCATTTGCTGATGGAAGAAGCCTGAGTAGACACCAaagtgtccacactggagagaaatcattcatttgtgacatttgtggaaaaggattttctcaaaaagtcaaTCTAGTTTGTCATCGGAGAgtacacactggagagaaaccatttgcttgtgacatttgtggaaaagcattttctcaaaaaagcaCATTAGATTTACACCAAAGAGTCCACACCGGAGAGAAACCATTCagttgtgacatttgtggacaATGTTTCGCTTATAAGTGGTCTCTCCCTAAACATAAACAAACTCACATTGaggagaaaccatttgtttgtgatgttTGTGGAAAAGTCTGGAAATATAAAAAGAAATTTGATAAACACAAGTGTGTCCACACTTGA
- the LOC139953651 gene encoding uncharacterized protein: MNTEKTQNKEPFYCDIGAKTFPQDLQLTNNQPVHTGEKPFPCVICGERFTNQVALTDHHLTHTEVKPVFCDICGKGFFGEPSLITHQQVHTGEKPFVCDVCGKAFSQKHCLTIHDCIHTEEKPYLCKICGEAFGQKLHLITHQQVHIEQKPFVCDTCGKAFRQKLYLANHQQMHTKEKILVFVCDICEKEFSRKTDLICHQRVHTGDKPFVCDTCGKAFEQKLHLANHQRIHTIVFVCDICKKEFSRKFHLIYHQRVHTGEKPFVCDTCGRAFSFKGSLMFHQKVHTGRKPFACDICKKEFSRKVSLICHQRVHTGEKPFVCDICGKAFSEKGKLIRHQKVHTGEKPFICDICGKTFSERSTLIRHRRVHTGEKPFICDICGKQFSSKSLLNDHQKVHIGQKPFACDICKKEFSRKSDLNRHQRVHTRKKPFVCDICGKAFSEKGKLNRHQKVHTGEKPFICDICGKTFSERSTLIRHRRVHTGEKPFICGKKKSSKCLLNDHQKVHAGHKPFACDICKKEFSRKSNLNRHQRVHTRKKPFVCDISGKAFFEKDKLNRHQKVHTGEKPFICDICGKTFSDRSTLIKHQRVHTGEKPLTCVICGERFTNQGALTDHHLTHTEVKPVLCDICRKGFFSEASLITHQQDHTVEKPFPCVICRERFTNQGALNDHHLTHTEVKPVFCDICRKGFVSEPSLITHHQQVHTGEKPFFCDTCGEGFSCKSALSNHHQTHIEEKPFVCDICGKVWKSQKKFDTHKCVHPVGEPFVCDVFSKEQFKYSPTSPRF; encoded by the coding sequence ATGAACACTGAAAAGACACAGAACAAAGAACCCTTTTATTGTGATATTGGGGCAAAAACTTTCCCACAAGATCTCCAACTGACCAACAATCAAccagtccacactggagagaaaccatttccTTGTGTCATTTGTGGAGAGCGTTTTACTAATCAGGTGGCTCTTACTGACCATCACCTAACTCACACTGAGGTGAAACCGGTTttctgtgacatttgtggaaaaggttTCTTCGGTGAGCCTAGCCTGATCACCCATCAGcaagtccacactggagagaaaccatttgtttgtgacgttTGTGGCAAAGCCTTCTCTCAAAAGCATTGCTTGACCATCCACGACTGTATCCACACTGAAGAGAAACCGTATCTTTGTAAAATATGTGGAGAAGCCTTCGGCCAAAAACTCCACCTGATCACCCATCAGCAAGTCCACATTGAacagaaaccatttgtttgtgacacttGTGGAAAAGCCTTCAGACAAAAACTCTACCTGGCCAACCATCAACAAATGCACACTAAAGAGAAAAttcttgtatttgtttgtgacataTGTGAAAAAGAATTCTCTAGAAAAACCGATCTGATTTGTCACCAAAGAGTACACACTGGAgataaaccatttgtttgtgacacttGTGGAAAAGCCTTTGAACAAAAACTCCACCTTGCCAACCATCAACGTATCCACACTATTGTATTTGTATGTGACATTTGTAAAAAAGAATTCTCTAGAAAATTTCATCTGATTTACCATCAAAGAGtgcacactggagagaaaccatttgtttgtgacacttgtggaagagcattttcttttaaaggttcGCTAATGTTTCACCAGAAAGTACACACTGGAAGGAAACCGTTTGCTTGTGACATTTGCAAGAAAGAATTTTCTAGAAAAGTTAGTCTAATTTGTCACCAGAGAGTGCACACTGgggagaaaccatttgtttgtgacatttgtgggaaAGCATTCTCTGAAAAGGGTAAGCTAATTCGTCACCAGAAAgtacacactggagagaaaccattcattTGTGACATTTGCGGAAAAACGTTTTCTGAAAGAAGTACTCTAATTAGACACCGaagagtccacactggagagaaaccattcattTGTGACATATgtggaaaacaattttcttctaAAAGTTTGCTCAATGATCACCAGAAAGTTCACATTGGACAGAAACCATTTGCTTGTGACATCTGTAAAAAAGAATTTTCTAGAAAAAGTGATCTAAATCGTCACCAGAGAGTGCACACTAGaaagaaaccatttgtttgtgacatttgtggaaaggCGTTCTCTGAAAAGGGTAAGCTAAATCGTCACCAGAAAgtacacactggagagaaaccattcattTGTGACATTTGCGGAAAGACATTTTCTGAAAGAAGTACTCTAATTAGACACCGaagagtccacactggagagaaaccattcatttgtggaaaaaaaaaatcttctaaATGTTTGCTCAATGATCACCAGAAAGTTCACGCTGGACATAAACCATTTGCTTGTGACATTTGTAAAAAAGAATTTTCTAGAAAAAGTAATCTAAATCGTCACCAGAGAGTGCACACGAGaaagaaaccatttgtttgtgacatttctGGAAAAGCATTCTTTGAAAAGGATAAGCTAAATCGTCACCAGAAAgtacacactggagagaaaccattcatttgtgacatttgcggaaaaacattttctgacagAAGTACTCTAATTAAACACCAaagagtccacactggagagaaaccattaaCTTGTGTCATTTGTGGAGAGCGTTTTACTAATCAGGGGGCTCTTACTGACCATCACCTAACTCACACTGAGGTGAAACCggttctctgtgacatttgtaGAAAAGGTTTCTTCAGTGAGGCTAGCCTGATCACCCATCAGCAAGACCACACTGTAGAGAAACCATTTCCTTGTGTCATTTGTAGAGAGCGTTTTACTAATCAGGGGGCTCTTAATGACCATCACCTAACTCATACTGAGGTGAAACCAGTTTTCTGTGACATTTGTAGAAAAGGTTTCGTCAGTGAGCCTAGCCTGATCACTCATCATCAGcaagtccacactggagagaaaccatttttTTGTGACACTTGTGGAGAAGGCTTTTCTTGTAAGTCTGCTCTCTCTAACCATCACCAAACTCACATTGaggagaaaccatttgtttgtgatatttGTGGAAAAGTCTGGAAATCACAAAAGAAATTTGACACACACAAATGTGTCCACCCGGTCGGGGAgccatttgtttgtgatgtaTTTTCAAAAGAGCAGTTTAAGTATTCACCAACTAGTCCACGCTTTTAA